The genomic interval TGATGCTCTGATGGCTGTTTGGAATCTGTTTGCACTTGGGCATCAGCTTTGCCTGGAAAGTATTGTATTAAAGCTATTAAGGACAGAACACTTAAAAATCGACGCATCATCATAACCACTTCATTGCTGCTACTGTGTATTTCAAAAACTAGACACTCAAAATTAACACCAAATCCAGTTGAACCAGATCCGGAAATTCAGCAGACTCGCTTTTGGATCTGATGACGGATTGGTGCTTATTGATGTTGCGTAGCAGCTGAATTTTAAAAAGGGCAAACAAAATAAATGGGTGATAGGGTAAAGATGATAGGGAAAAAGGATTAAGGAGCAAAGGGAAAAGTGATTCTCGATTTTTCCCTCTGCTCAATTCTCCGTTTCCTTGCCTGTTGTGTTCCCTAAACAATTAAATCCGTTTGGTTAAATCAAAGATTCTAGACGTTGCATTAAATCTGAAGATTGTAGTACCCCCTCAATTCTTTCCACTGGCTTCCCCTGCTTGAAAAGTACCAAAGTTGGTAGAGCATAAACTTGATAATCATTGGCTAGTTGGGGATATTTTTCAGTGTCAATTTTTACAACCCTTATCCGTCCTTGGAGTTGAGCATTGACTTGCTCTAAGATTGTAGCCATCATCCGACAAGGCCCGCACCATTCAGCGTAAAAATCTACCAGTACGGGTACGTCAGAACCAGACAGCATCTCCTCGAAGCTGTTGAATTGCTTTTTAGTAGACATGTAACACACACTATTTTGCTATAGTTTGATTTTAATGGTAGTTCTGAGTAGAGAATCATAGGTTTAAAATCATTTTGTTTTCACTGTTGTTAAAAGTTTCCCTGAAATTTCAGTACTTGGATAAGCAAAATCAATTGAAACAGGTATTAACTGGATCTCATAATTCACAATTCTTCACCAAAGAAGAACTCAGAACTCAACAAGCAGTGGTCAGAATGTTCTAAATTCTAAGTTTTTTGCTCTCTTGGATTTAATGTTTATTAATATTTATTTTTAGAAGTTTTGTCTTAAAGAAAGCGAAGAGAATCGAAACTTTGTTGTGATTATTTTTTAAAAGCAGCTCCACAAAGCCGCGTTTTCGCTTTCGCTATGAATGGAAGAAAAACCTCTTTTCCTTCTACCCTGTTCCCTGGGTTTATTGGAAGGTTACAACCAAAAACTCTCAATACACTGGTTTTCCACATATCCCGCAAGGTTTTATGATGATTAGCGCTGTAACTTAATAATGCTGAGAAGTAATTTTATGGGAATGTTGCCAGAAAATTTACAAAACCTACAAGGTAAAGTTGCAATTGTGACAGGTGCTTCGAGGGGAATTGGGCGAGCAATCGCACAAGAATTGGCTAATTATGGAGCTAATGTAGTTGTCAACTATGCTAGTTCTAGTCAAGCAGCAGAGGAATTAGTATTAGAAATTACAAAGTCTGGTGGTAGTGCGATCGCTCTGCAAGCTGATGTTTCCAAAGCCGACCAAGTAGACGCTTTAGTGAATGGTGTGATGGAAAAGTTCAATCGCGTTGATATTTTAGTCAACAACGCAGGTATTACTCGCGACACTCTGCTTTTGAGGATGAAGCCAGAAGACTGGCAGGCAGTCATCGACCTCAATCTTACTGGTGTCTTCTTATGCACTCGCGCTGTTAGTAAAATCATGCTCAAGCAGCGATCGGGGCGAATCATCAATATCAGTTCCGTTGCCGGGCAAATGGGCAACCCTGGACAAGCTAACTACAGTGCCGCCAAAGCAGGTGTTATTGGCTTTACCAAAACTGTAGCCAAAGAATTAGCTTCTCGGAGTGTTACTGTTAACGCCGTTGCTCCCGGTTTTATCGCCACCGATATGACCAGCAATCTCAATGCTGAAGATATTCTTAAATACATTCCCCTTGGTCGTTACGGTCAACCAGAAGATGTTGCTGGTATGGTACGCTTTCTTGCTGCCGATCCCGCAGCAGCCTACATTACGGGACAAGTTTTTAATGTTGATGGCGGGATGGTTATGGCATAAGTAAGCAACGTGGGGAAAGGAAGACGCAAAGAGAAATGAGGATAAAAAGACAAGGAGAGAGAACCTGATTCACAATTCCCCGTGTCACCGTGTCCCCGCATCTTCGTGTCTTCTTTCTTCCCCATGTCCCCTTCATTCCCCATGTCACTTTGCTCGTATCCTTTGCCAAACAGTGAAGCCTAAAAGAATGATGATACCTACGGTGGTAGCAAGCATCACTAATAAACTCATGCCTCGGATTCTCATCGCCATCCAGTTACACACCAAAGTAATTGACCAAAGGGTGAGCGCGGCGTAGCGTTGAGACAAACCCCAAGCTAGCAAGCGGTGGTGCAGGTGGTCTTTACCAGGGGTACTCATCGGATTTTTCCCTGCCAGGAGACGCCGTACAAACACTTGCGTAGTGTCCAGCACTGGTAAGAGCAAAAATAAAACTGGAGGTACTAAGGAGAAAACCGTAGTTACTTGCAAATCGCCAATGATAGTTGTTGCCGCTAGGACATAGCCGAAAAAGTATGCTCCAGCATCACCCATAATGATCCGGGATGGGTGAAAGTTGTGTCTCAAAAAACCTAGTGCCGCTCCTCCCAAAGCTGCTAAAACTAATGTCGCAGCAGCCCAATTAGGAAATTGTGCTGACACTGCTAATAAACTCATGGCAGTAATAAAGCTAACCCCTCCTGCCAAGCCATCCATACCGTCCATTAAGTTGATGGCATTAGTGATTCCCACTACCCAAAGCACCGTCAATAAAATCGAGAGTAAAAAGTCTATGGGAGTGCCAAAAGTAACTTGAATACTGATGCCATTCGCGACCAATAGCAGTGCCGTCAGGATTTGCACCAATAGGCGGACAGTGGCAGGCAAGCCGAACTGATCGTCGATAAAGCCTACAAGCACTAAAATGGAACCACCTAAGAGAATTGTCAGCACCTGAGCCAATACATTTTGGAGTTCAATTGGTCTTAAGAGGCTAGCTAGAACCAATGCCGCTATTACTCCCGTATAAATAGCCAAACCACCCGCATTCGGCAAAGGTTCTCGGTTTAGTCGTCGTGCATTTGGTTGATCAGCCCAACCAACCCGCAAAGCAAATTTACGTACTGCCGGAATCAAACGCCATGTTACAACCCAAGCTAATAAAAATGTAAATACCACTGCCAACCAGCCGGAACCGCTAGGGTCAGCAATACCAAGAGCCTCAAGGAAGCTGTATATATTCATTTGTTGCTTCCATCATCACTGACTGTATCCAACATCAGCATCAAGTGTATACTAACCATTTTGTTCTCACCATCTCGGAACTGAAACATTCTGTTTGATTAGCACTCTTTGTCTGTGAGTGCTAAATTGTCTAATGGAAGAGCTCGCAAGTTGATAAATAAATATGGCCAAGATTATTGCATTTGATGAAGATTCGCGGCGGGCATTAGAAAGAGGCATTAACGCCCTTGCTGATGCTGTGAAAATTACCTTAGGGCCAAAAGGTCGTAACGTCCTTTTAGAGAAAAAATTTGGTACACCGCAAATTGTTAATGATGGTATCACCGTTGCCAAAGAAATTGACCTAGAAGATCCCTTAGAAAATACTGGTGCCAAACTCGTCCAAGAAGTTGCTTCCAAAACCAAAGAAGTAGCTGGCGATGGTACAACCACGGCAACAGTGCTAGCACAGGCAATAATTCGGGAAGGCTTGAAGAACGTAGCTGCTGGAGCAAATCCAGTCGCGACACGGCACGGGATTGAAAAAACCGTTGAAAAGTTAGTACAGGAAATTGCGGCGGTAGCCAAGCCTGTTGAAGGTAGTGCGATCGCTCAAGTGGCGACGGTTTCTGCTGGCAACGATGAAGAAATCGGGGCTATGATTGCCGAAGCGATGGAAAAAGTCACCAAAGATGGTGTCATCACTGTAGAAGAGTCTAAGTCTCTGACAACCGAATTAGAAGTGGTTGAGGGGATGCAAATTGATCGGGGTTACATTTCGCCCTACTTCATCACCGACAACGAACGGATGACGGTGGAATTTGAAAACGCTCGCATTTTAATCACTGACAAGAAAATCAGCAGCATCCAGGACTTAGTACCAGTATTGGAAAAAGTAGCCCGTTTGGGTCAAGCCCTGCTGATTATCGCTGAAGATGTAGAAGGCGAAGCGTTAGCAACTTTGGTGGTAAATAAAGCACGGGGTGTCTTGACAGTTTGTGCAATTAAAGCACCTGGATTTGGCGAACGCCGCAAAGCGATGTTAGAAGACATTGCCATCCTCACAGGCGGACAGTTAATTTCTGAAGAAATTGGTTTAAGTCTAGATACAGTTTCTTTAGAGATGCTAGGAACTGCCCGAAAAATTTCGATTGACAAAGAAAACACTGTCATTGTCTCTGAAGCTGCACAGACAGCAGATGTACAGAAGCGCATTGCCCAAATTCGCAAGCAACTGCAAGAAACTGATTCAGAATACGATAAAGAAAAACTGCAAGAACGAATTGCCAAGCTAGCTGGTGGTGTAGCCGTAATTAAAGTAGGTGCAGCCACAGAAACTGAACTTAAAGACCGCAAACTCCGGATTGAGGATGCCCTCAATGCCACTAAAGCTGCTGTAGAAGAAGGAATCGTGCCTGGTGGTGGTACGATGTTAATTCATCTGTCTACAAAAATCGACGAAATTAAAAACAGCCTCAACGACGAAGAACAAATTGGCGCGGAAATTATCAAGCGATCGCTAGATGCTCCGTTGCGCCAAATTGCAGATAACGCTGGTGCTGAAGGTTCTGTGATTGTTGAGAAAGTGCGTTCTACAGAATTTAACGTCGGTTACAACGCTGCGACTGGGGAATTCCAAGACTTAATTGCTGCGGGTATTATCGATCCTGCTAAAGTCGTGCGTTCAGCCTTACAAAACGCTGCTTCTATTGCGTCTATGGTATTAACCACAGAAGCGATCGTCGCTGAAAAGCCTGAGAAAAAACCCGCAGGTGGCGCTCCCGACATGGGCGGCATGGGCGGCATGGGCGGCATGGGTGGCATGGGCGGCATGGGTATGATGTAGCCCTAGCTTTTGGATAAAAATATTTGTGTGTAGCAGTTTGTCTGATTTTAAGACAAACTGTTTTTTTATAATATTTCGCTATTTACGGTAGAACAGAGTTATTTGTGAATATCGAACTTAGTTGACATCCCTCACTTACAAACTTAGGTAAGTACTCAAACAGAATTAATTACACCATTGTCTTCCTGTTCCCTGTCCCCTGTTCCCTAAAAAATGTATGTTCAACAAAATTCGCCGCTTTTCTGCAAAAGTCACTAAACCAGATTCAGATACGGAAGATTTTTATCATGAACCTGGTACTCTACCAGGAACTATTATCATCGATGCAGATGCATCGCCATCGGTAATTGAGTTAATTGACTACGACCAAACTAATGCCATCTATAAGCAAGTAGCAACTCCAGAAGAGTGCGCTGCTTATTTGGATACGGAATCAGTATCTTGGGTAGATGTATCCGGTTTGGGTAGTGAAGATATCTTGCAAAGACTGAGAACAGTTTTTGATTTACATCCTTTGGTGTTAGAAGACGTAGTCAATGTACCAGAACGTCCCAAAGTAGAGGATTATGAAGACCAATTAGTCATTATTGCGCGGATGGTAATGCCTAAGAACAAAAGCAATGGCTTTTATAGTGAGCAAGTAAGTTTAGTGTTGGGAAAACATTATTTGCTTACAGTTCAAGAAGAGCCAGAGCGAGATTGCTTTGAACCAGTGCGATCGCGCATTTTCAAAAATAAGGGTATCATCCGCAAACAAGGCAGCGATTATTTAGCCTACACTCTTTTAGATGCAATTATTGATGGTTATTTTCCAGTTCTCGAAGATTATGGCGAACATATCGAAGATTTAGAAGAAGAAGTAATAGTTCGACCAACCCATAGAACTCTCCTCAAAATATATAAAGTTCGGCGAGAATTATTGCAATTACGTCGCGCTATTTGGCCTCAGCGAAATGCAATTCATTCTTTGATTCAGGATGGTAATAAATTAAT from Chlorogloeopsis sp. ULAP01 carries:
- the groL gene encoding chaperonin GroEL (60 kDa chaperone family; promotes refolding of misfolded polypeptides especially under stressful conditions; forms two stacked rings of heptamers to form a barrel-shaped 14mer; ends can be capped by GroES; misfolded proteins enter the barrel where they are refolded when GroES binds), coding for MAKIIAFDEDSRRALERGINALADAVKITLGPKGRNVLLEKKFGTPQIVNDGITVAKEIDLEDPLENTGAKLVQEVASKTKEVAGDGTTTATVLAQAIIREGLKNVAAGANPVATRHGIEKTVEKLVQEIAAVAKPVEGSAIAQVATVSAGNDEEIGAMIAEAMEKVTKDGVITVEESKSLTTELEVVEGMQIDRGYISPYFITDNERMTVEFENARILITDKKISSIQDLVPVLEKVARLGQALLIIAEDVEGEALATLVVNKARGVLTVCAIKAPGFGERRKAMLEDIAILTGGQLISEEIGLSLDTVSLEMLGTARKISIDKENTVIVSEAAQTADVQKRIAQIRKQLQETDSEYDKEKLQERIAKLAGGVAVIKVGAATETELKDRKLRIEDALNATKAAVEEGIVPGGGTMLIHLSTKIDEIKNSLNDEEQIGAEIIKRSLDAPLRQIADNAGAEGSVIVEKVRSTEFNVGYNAATGEFQDLIAAGIIDPAKVVRSALQNAASIASMVLTTEAIVAEKPEKKPAGGAPDMGGMGGMGGMGGMGGMGMM
- the corA gene encoding magnesium/cobalt transporter CorA translates to MFNKIRRFSAKVTKPDSDTEDFYHEPGTLPGTIIIDADASPSVIELIDYDQTNAIYKQVATPEECAAYLDTESVSWVDVSGLGSEDILQRLRTVFDLHPLVLEDVVNVPERPKVEDYEDQLVIIARMVMPKNKSNGFYSEQVSLVLGKHYLLTVQEEPERDCFEPVRSRIFKNKGIIRKQGSDYLAYTLLDAIIDGYFPVLEDYGEHIEDLEEEVIVRPTHRTLLKIYKVRRELLQLRRAIWPQRNAIHSLIQDGNKLISDEVRIYLRDCYDHAVQVMDMVETYRELASGLMDVYLSAVSNRMNEIMKLLTVISSIFIPLTFIAGIYGMNFNTEKSPYNMPELNWYWGYPLCLGLMAVIAGILLFFFWQRGWLGNTSSIDD
- the trxA gene encoding thioredoxin, with the protein product MSTKKQFNSFEEMLSGSDVPVLVDFYAEWCGPCRMMATILEQVNAQLQGRIRVVKIDTEKYPQLANDYQVYALPTLVLFKQGKPVERIEGVLQSSDLMQRLESLI
- the fabG gene encoding 3-oxoacyl-[acyl-carrier-protein] reductase, which codes for MGMLPENLQNLQGKVAIVTGASRGIGRAIAQELANYGANVVVNYASSSQAAEELVLEITKSGGSAIALQADVSKADQVDALVNGVMEKFNRVDILVNNAGITRDTLLLRMKPEDWQAVIDLNLTGVFLCTRAVSKIMLKQRSGRIINISSVAGQMGNPGQANYSAAKAGVIGFTKTVAKELASRSVTVNAVAPGFIATDMTSNLNAEDILKYIPLGRYGQPEDVAGMVRFLAADPAAAYITGQVFNVDGGMVMA
- a CDS encoding MraY family glycosyltransferase, encoding MNIYSFLEALGIADPSGSGWLAVVFTFLLAWVVTWRLIPAVRKFALRVGWADQPNARRLNREPLPNAGGLAIYTGVIAALVLASLLRPIELQNVLAQVLTILLGGSILVLVGFIDDQFGLPATVRLLVQILTALLLVANGISIQVTFGTPIDFLLSILLTVLWVVGITNAINLMDGMDGLAGGVSFITAMSLLAVSAQFPNWAAATLVLAALGGAALGFLRHNFHPSRIIMGDAGAYFFGYVLAATTIIGDLQVTTVFSLVPPVLFLLLPVLDTTQVFVRRLLAGKNPMSTPGKDHLHHRLLAWGLSQRYAALTLWSITLVCNWMAMRIRGMSLLVMLATTVGIIILLGFTVWQRIRAK